In Gadus macrocephalus chromosome 11, ASM3116895v1, a single genomic region encodes these proteins:
- the LOC132468208 gene encoding uncharacterized protein LOC132468208: protein MELQELADFLRCCEAAMSQIRGLEILNDCNENQKILSKLPDWVTSRWNRKVIEAEEDTHMFPSFSQFVKFLTREAKIACSPITSLHALKPSERIPDKCVKSGGPGAKVLATTSDEKAVVTSCVFCEKAGHSLQRCYKFMQGTILERIKFVQENKLCFGCLKFGHRSRDCRERDSCDTCERRHPTCLHDDRTKEERMSTRSDRARYSDKDKEEYKERKNEQSQDQSERPSREATALRVIQNVGDTHTSTIIPVWVSSTSVPSREVLVYALLDTQSDTTFILDETAKALNARSEPVQLNLSTLASRNTIVSCRKLAGLQVRGFYSDKIITLPVTYSREFIPANRDHIPTPDTAKAWPHLEHIADEIAPQQSCDVGLLIGYNCAQALVPRQVVPGEEHQPFAQKTDLGWSVVGYGNPCLNYGDAIGISHQVMVKQVMPGLPSSSDLTKEVHYVCRTQIKEVLLPADVIKMLESDFVERESETSPISQEDLRFLSKMEKSIKLKSDGHYEMPLPFKKERPNLPDNKICAIHRLRCLERRLRRNDQYYKDYKTFMDETIRRGDAERVPEEDIHKAPAWYIPHHGVYHPQKPGKIRVVFDCSAKYQGTSLNDHLLTGPELTNTLVGVLYRFRRGPVAIMCDIERMFHQFHVKAEDQDYLRFLWWDNGDLESQPSIYRMKVHLFGAASSPGCANYGLKHVAAEGQGNFSDVTIKFIQRNFYVDDGLSSVASEDQAIQLVKEARELCSTGKLRLHKFISNSKKVLDAIPKEECAAAAKDKDMALGELHMERALGVQWCVDSDEFQFRVIVKENPLTRRGVLSTVASVYDPLGFVAPFILLGKQILQQMCRDKLSWDDTLPDDLRPLWESWLQDLRNLAEVKIPRCYVPSSFKVQHYELHHFADASESGYGECSYLRAVSTSSEVHCSFVMGKSRVAPTKVTTIPRLELSAAVVAVRTSDMLKKELEIE, encoded by the coding sequence ATGGAACTTCAAGAACTCGCCGACTTCCTGCGCTGCTGTGAGGCAGCCATGTCTCAGATCAGAGGTCTTGAAATACTTAATGATTGCAACGAGAACCAGAAAATTCTCTCTAAACTCCCAGACTGGGTGACTTCAAGGTGGAATAGGAAAGTcatagaagcagaagaagacacTCACATGTTCCCGAGCTTCAGCCAGTTTGTCAAGTTTCTCACACGTGAAGCTAAAATCGCTTGCAGCCCAATAACATCTCTTCATGCTCTTAAGCCAAGTGAAAGGATTCCAGACAAGTGTGTAAAGAGCGGAGGTCCTGGAGCAAAGGTGTTAGCAACCACCTCAGATGAGAAAGCCGTCGTCACAAGCTGTGTCTTCTGTGAGAAGGCAGGACACAGTCTACAAAGGTGTTACAAGTTTATGCAAGGGACAATCTTGGAGCGAATCAAGTTTGTTCAAGAAAATAAATTGTGTTTTGGCTGTCTCAAATTTGGCCACCGATCTAGAGATtgtagagaaagagacagctgCGACACCTGTGAGAGAAGACACCCAACTTGTCTTCATGACGATCGCACCAAGGAAGAAAGGATGTCTACAAGATCTGACAGAGCAAGGTACAgtgacaaagacaaagaagagtacaaagaaaggaagaatgaaCAGTCACAAGACCAGTCAGAGAGACCATCACGTGAGGCGACGGCACTTAGAGTCATCCAGAATGTTGGAGACACGCATACCTCCACAATAATTCCAGTGTGGGTGTCATCTACAAGTGTACCAAGTCGTGAAGTTCTGGTGTACGCACTCCTTGATACACAAAGTGACACAACCTTTATCCTCGACGAGACAGCGAAGGCTCTCAATGCTAGGAGTGAACCAGTTCAGCTAAACCTCTCCACGTTGGCTTCAAGAAACACAATCGTGTCCTGTCGGAAGCTAGCTGGTCTACAAGTTAGAGGTTTTTATTCAGACAAGATAATCACTCTTCCAGTGACTTACTCAAGAGAGTTTATCCCTGCAAACAGAGACCATATTCCCACACCAGATACGGCGAAAGCATGGCCTCATCTTGAACACATTGCAGATGAGATCGCTCCTCAGCAAAGCTGTGATGTCGGCCTGTTAATTGGCTACAACTGTGCCCAAGCCCTCGTTCCAAGACAAGTGGTGCCTGGTGAGGAACACCAGCCGTTTGCACAAAAGACAGACTTGGGCTGGAGTGTAGTGGGATATGGCAACCCGTGTCTCAACTATGGAGATGCAATTGGAATAAGCCACCAAGTCATGGTGAAGCAAGTGATGCCAGGTCTACCGTCCTCTTCAGACCTCACAAAGGAAGTGCACTATGTCTGTAGGACACAGATCAAAGAAGTTCTCTTACCTGCAGATGTCATCAAGATGCTGGAGTCTGACTTCGTTGAAAGAGAGTCGGAAACCAGCCCCATCTCTCAAGAAGATCTAAGGTTCCTGTCAAAAATGGAAAAGAGCATCAAGTTAAAGAGCGACGGTCATTACGAAATGCCGCTGCCATTCAAGAAAGAAAGACCTAACTTACCTGATAATAAGATCTGTGCTATCCATCGTCTCAGGTGCCTAGAAAGAAGGCTGAGAAGAAACGACCAGTACTACAAAGACTACAAGACCTTCATGGATGAGACCATAAGACGCGGAGATGCAGAAAGGGTCCCGGAGGAAGACATCCACAAAGCTCCTGCTTGGTACATTCCGCATCATGGGGTGTATCATCCACAAAAGCCTGGGAAGATACGTGTTGTCTTCGATTGCTCCGCCAAGTACCAAGGAACGTCCTTGAACGACCACCTCCTGACGGGTCCTGAGTTGACAAACACCTTGGTGGGAGTTCTGTATCGCTTCCGAAGAGGTCCTGTGGCAATCATGTGTGACATCGAACGCATGTTTCACCAGTTCCATGTTAAGGCAGAAGACCAAGATTACCTGCGGTTCCTTTGGTGGGACAATGGAGATCTCGAAAGCCAACCTTCCATCTATCGGATGAAAGTCCACTTGTTTGGTGCAGCATCGTCACCTGGCTGTGCCAACTATGGGCTGAAGCATGTCGCTGCTGAAGGACAAGGAAACTTTAGTGACGTCACCATAAAGTTCATTCAACGGAACTTCTACGTGGATGATGGATTGTCAAGTGTAGCATCCGAAGACCAAGCGATCCAACTGGTGAAAGAAGCAAGAGAACTTTGCAGCACAGGCAAACTCCGGCTGCATAAGTTTATCTCTAACAGCAAGAAGGTCCTAGACGCAATCCCAAAAGAAGAATGTGCTGCAGCTGCCAAAGACAAGGACATGGCACTGGGTGAACTGCACATGGAAAGAGCACTCGGTGTGCAGTGGTGCGTGGATTCTGATGAGTTCCAGTTCAGAGTAATCGTCAAGGAGAATCCACTTACTCGAAGAGGAGTCCTGTCCACAGTCGCTTCAGTCTACGACCCTCTTGGATTTGTGGCACCGTTCATCTTGTTGGGAAAGCAGATCCTGCAGCAGATGTGTCGTGACAAGCTCAGTTGGGATGACACCTTACCTGATGACCTACGACCTCTGTGGGAAAGCTGGCTTCAAGACCTGCGAAATCTAGCCGAGGTGAAGATTCCAAGATGCTACGTTCCATCAAGCTTCAAGGTCCAACACTACGAACTCCACCATTTCGCCGATGCCAGTGAGTCAGGCTATGGAGAGTGCTCGTACCTCAGAGCAGTGAGTACGTCAAGTGAAGTCCACTGTTCCTTTGTAATGGGAAAGTCGAGAGTCGCTCCTACTAAGGTCACAACCATACCAAGACTCGAGCTGTCAGCAGCAGTGGTAGCTGTCCGCACCAGTGACATGCTCAAGAAAGAACTGGAAATAGAATGA